CGTCAGCAAGACCGGCCGGTTCCGGACCACACCGGCCGATGGCGTGAAGTCACCGCTCGCGTTCGCCTTCGCGTCGTGTCAGCGGTGGGACCAAGGCTACTTCACCGCCCTCGGACATCTGGCGCAGGAAGAAATCGACCTCGCCGTGCACCTCGGCGACTACATCTACGAGTACGCCAGTCCATCCACCGCCGTGCGAAAGCACCAAGGACTCGAGATCCGCACGCTCGACGACTATCGGCGACGCTATGCGCAGTACAAGTCCGACGCCGACCTGCAGGCGGCGCATGCCCGCTGCCCGTGGCTCGTCACGTGGGATGACCACGAAGTCGACAACAACTACGCCGGGCTCGCCGGCGAGAATGTCATGGAGTCGGCGGAACAGATGCGCACACGCCGCGCGGCCGCCTATCAGGCGTGGTGGGAGCACCAGCCGGTGCGCGTGCCGCGCGCGCAGTCGTGGGCCGACCTCACGATCACGCGCACGATCAACTGGGGCGCGATGGCGCGCTTCTGGATGCTCGACACGCGGCAGCACCGCGACGTGCAGGTGTGCGCCGACGTACCCCTCAAGGAGTGCGCGCCATGGACCGATGCCAAACGCGGACTGCTGGGCGCAGCCCAAGAGAAGTGGCTGGTGGACGGACTCGGCGCCTCGAAATCGCACTGGCAAGTGCTCGCCAATCAGGTCATGATGGCGCCGTACGACTCGGCGCCGGGCGACGAAGTACGCACGTCGATGGATCAGTGGAGTGGATACCCGGTGGCGCGCGATCGACTCCTGACCGAAGTCGCCAAGCGCGCCCCGAATCGCACGGTGACCATTACCGGCGACATTCACACGAATTGGGTGAACGAACTGCACGCCGATTTCTCACGCCCCGACAAGCCCACGATCGGTGCAGAGTTCGTGTGCACCAGTATCTCGAGCGGCGGCGATGGCAATGACGTGCCGGCGCAGCGGATGGCCACGATGCAAGGCGACAATCCGCACCTCAAGTGGTTCGAGAATCGCCGTGGCTATGTGCGGTGTCGGGTGACGGAGGCGGATTGGACGGCGGAATACCGCAGCGTGCCGTTCGTGACGAAACCGGGAGCGCCGATCAAGACGGCGAGCGGGTGGAAGGTGGAGCACGCACGGCCGGGGATAACAAAAACCCAGTAATAAGTGTGTACTGGTCAGAGTTCTGGCGTCAGACTGCTTATAGTGGTCAGAGTCCAGCAAACGACAGTCCGCAGTCACTCAGCGTGTGATGGTGCGGCCCGCACCGGACGTGGTGCTCCACGATGAACCGTGCCACCCCGCCATCATATTCTCGGCACTGCGGACTGTCGTTGCTCAACTCTGACCACTATACCCAGTCTGATCCCTGAGCCTGACCGTCAGAACTCTGACTACTGGGTTTTACATCCGCAAATCCGTCGGCATCAGCGCGCTGAACTCTCGCGTCTGCATCCGTCCGCCGCCGCGCAATCCCTCGACGATGCCATCCGCGTGATCATCGTCGACGCCGAGTGAACGCAGGCTGTGGTACGCCATGCCGAAGGCCAGTTCGCGTTCGCCCATCAGCGCCTTGCTCACGCCGAGCTGTTCGAACATCGCCTGCTCCTGATCGCTGTGCGTGCGTACCACGATATCGATGGTGGGATTCTTCGCGCGCACCATGTCGATGATGTGTCGCGCGTGATATGGATCGGGGGCGGCGATCACCAGCAGCCGGGCCGTGCCCGGGTATGCGTGCTCCAGGATTCCCGGGCGGGTGGCATCGCCGTAAATCGAGGCGACACCAATGGTGCGCATGGCGTCCACCACGCGACGATCCTGTTCGATCGCGACGAATGGCACGCCTTGGCGCTGCAGCGCGTCGCCGATCGTGCGCCCGACGCGACCGTACCCGATCAGAATCGCGTGGCCCACGGTGATCGTCTCGAACAGATCCGTATGGGCCATGCGCGGCGCCTTCTGCCGCTCCATGCGATCGAGCAACCGCGGATGCCGAGCGATCCACGTGGACAACCGGTCCAGCGTCGCGAAGAGCATCGGATTGAGGACGATCGTACAGAGCGCCGCCGCCAGGATCAGACTGCGTCCCTCGTCCGACAGCACGCCCAGCGACACGCCCATGCCGGCGAGGATGAACGAGAACTCGCCGATCTGACCGAAGCTGGCGCCGATGCGGAGCGAGGCGCCAAGCGGATGGCGTAGCAGCACCATCAGCACCGTGGCGACCACGGTGTTGCCGAGCAACACGATCGCGACCGTCGACAGCACCTTCGCGGGCTGCGTGAGCATAACGCCCGGATCGAGCAACATGCCGACCGACACGAAGAAGAGCACGGCGAACGCGTCTTGCATGGGCAGCGCGTCGGCACCGGCACGATGACTGAGGTCCGATTCGCTGATAACCACGCCGGCCACGAACGCGCCGAGTGCAAACGACACGCCGAACAACGTGGCGGCACCGACAGCCACCCCGAGCGACACGGCCAACACGGCCAACGTGAACAGCTCGCGTGAGCCGCTGCGCGCCACGTGCGTGAGCAGCCACGGTACCGCGCGACGACCGACCACGCCCATCAGCACGATGAACGCCACCATCTTCACCAGCGTGAGCGCCACCGAGGTAAGCAGCTCGGTACGCCCCATCGGCGATGCGCCTGCGGTTCCAGCGCCCAATGTGCTCAGGATCGCGGGCAGCAATACGAGGGCGAGCACCACCAACAAGTCCTCGACCACCAGCCAACCCACGGCCACGCGACCGTCGATCGAGTCCATGAGCCCGCGATCTTCGAGGACGCGCAGTACCACGACGGTACTGGCCACCGATAAGGACAGCCCGAACACCAACGACGCCGCCGACGTCCACCCCCACGAACTGGCCAGCCAGTATCCCAACCCGATCGCGGTAAGCATCTGCAGCGTCGCCCCCGGCAGCGCGATGCGACGCACGCGCAGGAGGTCGCCGGGCGAGAAGTGCAGTCCCACGCCGAACATCAGCAGGATCACACCGATCTCGGCCAACTGGCTGGCCAGCCCCACGTCGCCCACGAACCCGGGCGAATGCGGTCCAAGCGCGATGCCCGCCAGCAGATAGCCGACGAGCGGCGGCATTTTCAGCTTCGACGCGATGAAGCCGAACAGGAACGCCGCGCCAAAGGCACCGGCAATCGTGAAGAGGAGGGCGGTTTCAGGGTGCATGACGAGGGAAAGCTAGCGCCACGAATGACATGTGCGAGATTCACCGCATGACCTCATCCCGTCGATTCCTCATGGCGCTGCTTGGCGGCGCCTCGTTGCTCTCTACGGCCTGCGCCTCTGGCGGCGCCCACACCGCCGTGCCCATCGGCGCGGCCGCCGCTGCGCTGCGCGTGTACGACAGCAAGGCCAATCGCTTCATTCCCTTTACGCAACTGGCCGACGCCGCGGCCAAGGCCGACTTCGTCTTCTTCGGCGAGCAGCACGACGATCCGGCCACGCACGCCAGTGAACTGGCGGTCCTGGCCGCGCTCGGTGAGCGCAGGCCGAGCGTCGTGGTCACGCTCGAGATGTTCGAACGCGATGTGCAGCCGCTGGTCGATCAGTATCTCGCCGGCACGATTTCGG
This genomic window from Gemmatimonas sp. contains:
- a CDS encoding cation:proton antiporter; this encodes MHPETALLFTIAGAFGAAFLFGFIASKLKMPPLVGYLLAGIALGPHSPGFVGDVGLASQLAEIGVILLMFGVGLHFSPGDLLRVRRIALPGATLQMLTAIGLGYWLASSWGWTSAASLVFGLSLSVASTVVVLRVLEDRGLMDSIDGRVAVGWLVVEDLLVVLALVLLPAILSTLGAGTAGASPMGRTELLTSVALTLVKMVAFIVLMGVVGRRAVPWLLTHVARSGSRELFTLAVLAVSLGVAVGAATLFGVSFALGAFVAGVVISESDLSHRAGADALPMQDAFAVLFFVSVGMLLDPGVMLTQPAKVLSTVAIVLLGNTVVATVLMVLLRHPLGASLRIGASFGQIGEFSFILAGMGVSLGVLSDEGRSLILAAALCTIVLNPMLFATLDRLSTWIARHPRLLDRMERQKAPRMAHTDLFETITVGHAILIGYGRVGRTIGDALQRQGVPFVAIEQDRRVVDAMRTIGVASIYGDATRPGILEHAYPGTARLLVIAAPDPYHARHIIDMVRAKNPTIDIVVRTHSDQEQAMFEQLGVSKALMGERELAFGMAYHSLRSLGVDDDHADGIVEGLRGGGRMQTREFSALMPTDLRM
- a CDS encoding alkaline phosphatase D family protein, yielding MDRRLFLTDLSRYAALAAVVPNVWRVTSRPRFADDPFQLGVASGDPTATGGVLWTRLAPRPFEPDGGMDGTRTAVNWDVADDDQFKSVVKKGRATAAPELSFSVHVDVDGLQPDRWYFYRFTSGDAVSKTGRFRTTPADGVKSPLAFAFASCQRWDQGYFTALGHLAQEEIDLAVHLGDYIYEYASPSTAVRKHQGLEIRTLDDYRRRYAQYKSDADLQAAHARCPWLVTWDDHEVDNNYAGLAGENVMESAEQMRTRRAAAYQAWWEHQPVRVPRAQSWADLTITRTINWGAMARFWMLDTRQHRDVQVCADVPLKECAPWTDAKRGLLGAAQEKWLVDGLGASKSHWQVLANQVMMAPYDSAPGDEVRTSMDQWSGYPVARDRLLTEVAKRAPNRTVTITGDIHTNWVNELHADFSRPDKPTIGAEFVCTSISSGGDGNDVPAQRMATMQGDNPHLKWFENRRGYVRCRVTEADWTAEYRSVPFVTKPGAPIKTASGWKVEHARPGITKTQ